A section of the Citrus sinensis cultivar Valencia sweet orange chromosome 8, DVS_A1.0, whole genome shotgun sequence genome encodes:
- the LOC102626569 gene encoding uncharacterized protein LOC102626569 isoform X3, whose translation MASIDSLPFIDMTTLTQSELRALSLCSASAFDLNRLDDVVIPTIDRSIFNESAGSRRQTFSRPSGTATTHHHHHIRHRIPVLPPSSKHHHQVSSLPPHLDPDHLENRSIINSLKQYLTQSPQFQDVVPFFGTRANDNDDDDDDKHVLMRKRKRGRKPKTKLKSLEENLVMVNKNGSVVDIVDLGSLEDPYGEELRRRTEGISANEEALLGFLRDLGGQWCSRRKKRKIVDADLLGDTLPVGWKLLLGLKRREGRASVYCRRYISPGGQHFVSCKEVSGYLQSYFGLNDTNQSINPGGDEMQQDYRVATDSLADIAQKENDQRQSNQHDKEVTLLGIDNLAEVQVRDLFECHKCEMTFDEKDTYLQHLLSFHQRTTRRYRLGSSVGDGVIIKDGKFECQFCHKVFHERRRYNGHVGIHVRNYVRGIEEPHGRLTLQKRTESPIRDEFPTRISKMDALIEIAQNSILETSTGGPNNEPVGGSAPDKLNVVSNSELLASFSDHELTSDNSFTEPEIDDAKFDTNMDELSDQQIIENMVTTEKMKKIDDAGCLMDVKVEACVDTGTSIPADEQKGCKSEASDGKDGLVFIAEKIDKSVIERESGAESCSLAPSINQNGCPVESNVNLGCLNTVEPGEPDEVNNNKNIRVEACSGSSNVEPADEKLSAAVEENLKENLLQYGVSETSMSLLEPSHGFPTTNAVSNKD comes from the exons ATGGCGTCTATAGATTCTCTGCCATTCATAGACATGACAACCCTAACCCAATCGGAGCTTCGAGCGCTGTCGCTGTGCTCCGCCTCCGCTTTCGACCTCAACCGTCTCGACGACGTCGTAATACCAACCATTGATCGCTCCATCTTCAACGAAAGCGCTGGCTCACGCCGCCAAACCTTCTCTCGTCCCAGTGGCACCGCCACAACTCACCACCACCATCACATACGACACCGTATTCCAGTTCTACCCCCATCGTCTAAACATCATCATCAAGTTTCCTCTCTCCCACCTCATCTCGACCCCGATCACCTCGAGAACCGCTCCATTATCAATTCCCTCAAGCAATATCTCACCCAAAGCCCTCAATTCCAGGACGTTGTACCGTTCTTCGGCACAAGAGCAAACGACAACGACGATGACGACGACGACAAACATGTGTTGATGAGAAAAAGGAAGAGAGGGAGAAAGCCGAAGACTAAATTGAAGTCGTTAGAGGAGAATTTGGTGATGGTGAATAAGAATGGGAGTGTGGTTGACATTGTCGATTTGGGCAGCTTGGAGGATCCTTATGGTGAGGAGCTGAGGAGGAGAACTGAAGGAATAAGTGCTAACGAAGAGGCGTTGTTAGGGTTTTTGAGGGATTTGGGTGGACAATGGTGTAGTAGAAGGAAGAAAAGGAAGATTGTTGATGCCGATTTGCTTGGTGACACTTTACCCGTTGGTTGGAAGCTATTGCTTGGCCTTAAAAGGAGAGAGGGTCGCGCCTCTGTTTATTGCCGCAGATACATCAg CCCTGGTGGAcaacattttgtttcttgcaaGGAAGTTTCTGGATATCTGCAATCATACTTTGGACTTAATGACACAAACCAGTCAATTAATCCTGGTGGTGATGAGATGCAGCAGGATTACAGAGTGGCTACTGATAGT CTTGCAGACATTGCCCAGAAGGAGAATGATCAAAGGCAGTCAAATCAACATGATAAGGAAGTTACTTTACTGGGAATTGATAATCTTGCGGAGGTTCAAGTACGTGACCTTTTTGAGTGCCATAAATGTGAGATGACATTTGATGAGAAGGATACATATTTGCAGCACCTTTTATCATTTCACCAGAGAACTACAAGGAGGTACAGACTTGGTTCCTCGGTTGGGGATGGTGTGATTATCAAAGATGGAAAGTTTGAATGCCAGTTCTGTCACAAAGTATTTCATGAAAGGCGTAGGTACAATGGTCATGTTGGTATTCATGTGAGGAATTATGTGAGGGGCATAGAAGAACCTCATGGTCGGTTGACACTTCAAAAGAGAACTGAGTCTCCTATTAGGGATGAGTTTCCTACTAGGATATCTAAAATGGACGCATTGATTGAAATTGCTCAGAATTCCATTCTTGAAACCTCCACTGGTGGACCAAATAATGAACCTGTTGGTGGGTCAGCTCCTGATAAACTTAATGTTGTTTCCAATTCAGAACTTCTTGCTTCCTTTTCTGACCATGAGCTAACCTCTGATAATTCTTTCACTGAACCTGAAATAGATGATGCCAAGTTTGACACAAATATGGATGAACTGTCAGATCAACAAATTATTGAGAATATGGTCACTActgaaaaaatgaagaagattgATGATGCTGGATGTCTTATGGATGTTAAGGTTGAGGCTTGTGTAGATACTGGTACCTCCATACCTGCTGATGAGCAAAAGGGTTGTAAATCTGAAGCTTCTGATGGGAAGGATGGTCTGGTGTTCATTGCTGAGAAAATTGACAAGTCTGTTATTGAGCGGGAAAGTGGTGCTGAAAGCTGCTCACTTGCTCCATCAATCAATCAGAATGGTTGTCCTGTTGAGAGTAATGTGAATTTAGGCTGCCTTAATACAGTTGAGCCTGGAGAGCCTGATGAAgttaacaataata